The following are encoded together in the Mustela nigripes isolate SB6536 chromosome 11, MUSNIG.SB6536, whole genome shotgun sequence genome:
- the TMEM225B gene encoding transmembrane protein 225B isoform X2, translating into MGRPVMMTLENKDLKGFTWAIAPALTSLGYLLILLVSIFPFWVRLVNEESHEVFFSGLFENCFHIKCWKPRPLSVYIILGRVFLLSAVVLSFLTTFVLVSFASQLFPRTWRHNLVSAFISFLTGVCAFLALLLHALEIQNLRMKPSPPQFSVQWPYYVLGFAIVLFIVAGAICLFQETAYLSCHWLPSSRRSIEETQGVPHLENLESLGGDLSSIQKETLLKEETVI; encoded by the exons ATGGGGCGTCCG GTGATGATGACTTTAGAGAACAAGGATCTGAAGGGATTCACGTGGGCCATAGCCCCAGCCTTGACCTCCCTGGGCTACCTGCTCATACTGCTGGTCTCCATCTTTCCCTTCTGGGTGCGGCTGGTAAATGAGGAGTCCCACGAGGTGTTTTTCAGTGGCCTGTTTGAGAACTGCTTCCATATCAAGTGCTGGAAGCCTCGACCCTTATCAG TGTACATCATTCTCGGCCGCGTTTTCCTGCTGTCTGCGGTTGTCCTGTCTTTCCTCACCACCTTCGTCCTGGTGTCCTTTGCGTCTCAACTGTTTCCCAGGACCTGGAGGCACAATCTGGTGTCAGCCTTCATCAGCTTCCTCACAG ggGTCTGTGCCTTCCTGGCCTTGTTGCTGCATGCCCTGGAGATCCAGAATCTGAGGATGAAGCCCAGCCCCCCCCAGTTCTCCGTGCAGTGGCCTTACTACGTCCTTGGCTTTGCCATCGTTCTGTTCATAGTGGCTG GTGCCATCTGCCTCTTCCAAGAAACAGCCTACCTTAGCTGCCATTGGTTGCCCAGTTCCCGGAGGAGTATCGAGGAGACCCAGGGCGTCCCCCACCTGGAGAATCTGGAGAGTTTGGGAGGAGACCTGAGCTCCATACAAAAGGAGACACTGCTGAAGGAAGAAACGGTTATCTAG
- the TMEM225B gene encoding transmembrane protein 225B isoform X3 has translation MRSPHFSLEQVMMTLENKDLKGFTWAIAPALTSLGYLLILLVSIFPFWVRLVNEESHEVFFSGLFENCFHIKCWKPRPLSGVCAFLALLLHALEIQNLRMKPSPPQFSVQWPYYVLGFAIVLFIVAGAICLFQETAYLSCHWLPSSRRSIEETQGVPHLENLESLGGDLSSIQKETLLKEETVI, from the exons ATGAGAAGCCCTCACTTTTCCCTTGAACAGGTGATGATGACTTTAGAGAACAAGGATCTGAAGGGATTCACGTGGGCCATAGCCCCAGCCTTGACCTCCCTGGGCTACCTGCTCATACTGCTGGTCTCCATCTTTCCCTTCTGGGTGCGGCTGGTAAATGAGGAGTCCCACGAGGTGTTTTTCAGTGGCCTGTTTGAGAACTGCTTCCATATCAAGTGCTGGAAGCCTCGACCCTTATCAG ggGTCTGTGCCTTCCTGGCCTTGTTGCTGCATGCCCTGGAGATCCAGAATCTGAGGATGAAGCCCAGCCCCCCCCAGTTCTCCGTGCAGTGGCCTTACTACGTCCTTGGCTTTGCCATCGTTCTGTTCATAGTGGCTG GTGCCATCTGCCTCTTCCAAGAAACAGCCTACCTTAGCTGCCATTGGTTGCCCAGTTCCCGGAGGAGTATCGAGGAGACCCAGGGCGTCCCCCACCTGGAGAATCTGGAGAGTTTGGGAGGAGACCTGAGCTCCATACAAAAGGAGACACTGCTGAAGGAAGAAACGGTTATCTAG
- the TMEM225B gene encoding transmembrane protein 225B isoform X1, whose translation MRSPHFSLEQVMMTLENKDLKGFTWAIAPALTSLGYLLILLVSIFPFWVRLVNEESHEVFFSGLFENCFHIKCWKPRPLSVYIILGRVFLLSAVVLSFLTTFVLVSFASQLFPRTWRHNLVSAFISFLTGVCAFLALLLHALEIQNLRMKPSPPQFSVQWPYYVLGFAIVLFIVAGAICLFQETAYLSCHWLPSSRRSIEETQGVPHLENLESLGGDLSSIQKETLLKEETVI comes from the exons ATGAGAAGCCCTCACTTTTCCCTTGAACAGGTGATGATGACTTTAGAGAACAAGGATCTGAAGGGATTCACGTGGGCCATAGCCCCAGCCTTGACCTCCCTGGGCTACCTGCTCATACTGCTGGTCTCCATCTTTCCCTTCTGGGTGCGGCTGGTAAATGAGGAGTCCCACGAGGTGTTTTTCAGTGGCCTGTTTGAGAACTGCTTCCATATCAAGTGCTGGAAGCCTCGACCCTTATCAG TGTACATCATTCTCGGCCGCGTTTTCCTGCTGTCTGCGGTTGTCCTGTCTTTCCTCACCACCTTCGTCCTGGTGTCCTTTGCGTCTCAACTGTTTCCCAGGACCTGGAGGCACAATCTGGTGTCAGCCTTCATCAGCTTCCTCACAG ggGTCTGTGCCTTCCTGGCCTTGTTGCTGCATGCCCTGGAGATCCAGAATCTGAGGATGAAGCCCAGCCCCCCCCAGTTCTCCGTGCAGTGGCCTTACTACGTCCTTGGCTTTGCCATCGTTCTGTTCATAGTGGCTG GTGCCATCTGCCTCTTCCAAGAAACAGCCTACCTTAGCTGCCATTGGTTGCCCAGTTCCCGGAGGAGTATCGAGGAGACCCAGGGCGTCCCCCACCTGGAGAATCTGGAGAGTTTGGGAGGAGACCTGAGCTCCATACAAAAGGAGACACTGCTGAAGGAAGAAACGGTTATCTAG